In Manis pentadactyla isolate mManPen7 chromosome 3, mManPen7.hap1, whole genome shotgun sequence, a single window of DNA contains:
- the BAALC gene encoding brain and acute leukemia cytoplasmic protein isoform X5, with protein sequence MGCGGSRADAIEPRYYESWTRETESTWLTYTDSDSPPSAAAADSGAEAGGLHAG encoded by the coding sequence ATGGGCTGCGGCGGGAGCCGGGCCGATGCCATCGAGCCCCGCTACTACGAGAGCTGGACCCGCGAGACCGAGTCCACCTGGCTCACGTACACAGACTCGGACTCGCCGCCCAGCGCCGCCGCCGCGGACAGCGGCGCCGAGGCGGGCGGCCTGCACGCGG